In Symphalangus syndactylus isolate Jambi chromosome 6, NHGRI_mSymSyn1-v2.1_pri, whole genome shotgun sequence, a genomic segment contains:
- the OMP gene encoding olfactory marker protein, with the protein MVEDRAQQPQLDMPLVLDQGLTRQMRLRVESLKQRGEKRQDGEKLLQPAESVYRLNFTQQQRLQFERWNVVLDKPGKVTITGTSQNWTPDLTNLMTRQLLDPTAIFWRKEDSDAMDWNEADALEFGERLSDLAKIRKVMYFLITFGEGVEPANLKASVVFNQL; encoded by the coding sequence ATGGTGGAGGACAGGGCGCAGCAGCCGCAGCTGGACATGCCGCTAGTCCTGGACCAGGGCCTGACCAGGCAGATGCGGCTACGCGTGGAGAGCCTGAAGCAGCGCGGGGAGAAGCGCCAGGATGGGGAGAAGCTCCTGCAGCCAGCGGAGTCCGTGTACCGCCTCAACTTCACCCAGCAGCAGCGGCTGCAGTTCGAGCGCTGGAATGTCGTGCTGGACAAGCCGGGCAAGGTCACCATCACAGGCACCTCGCAGAACTGGACGCCTGACCTCACCAACCTCATGACACGCCAGCTGCTGGACCCCACTGCCATCTTCTGGCGCAAGGAGGACTCGGATGCCATGGATTGGAACGAGGCCGACGCCCTGGAGTTTGGGGAGCGCCTGTCAGACCTGGCCAAGATCCGCAAGGTCATGTACTTCCTCATCACCTTTGGCGAGGGTGTGGAGCCCGCCAACCTCAAGGCCTCCGTGGTTTTTAACCAGCTCTGA